The proteins below come from a single Campylobacter concisus genomic window:
- a CDS encoding carbonic anhydrase, giving the protein MDDSLLEGAVKFMEDGFLEHEELFKSLQNRQDPHTLFISCVDSRVVPNLITNCLPGELFMVRNIANIVPPYRVSEEFLATTSAIEYALELLNIKNIIICGHSDCGGCAALYMDEKKLKTTPNVRNWIKLIEPIKREVLKFTSDDPAKMAWLTERLNVINSIENIMTYPNVKEEYERGNLQIYGWHYIIETGEIFSYDLKEGTFKLLADKRGENA; this is encoded by the coding sequence ATGGATGACTCGCTACTTGAAGGTGCGGTAAAATTTATGGAAGATGGCTTTTTAGAGCATGAAGAGCTCTTTAAAAGTCTACAAAATAGACAAGACCCACATACCCTTTTTATATCCTGTGTTGATTCAAGAGTAGTACCGAATTTGATAACAAACTGCCTTCCAGGTGAGCTTTTTATGGTACGAAATATCGCGAACATCGTGCCACCTTATAGAGTGAGCGAGGAATTTTTGGCAACGACTTCTGCTATCGAATATGCATTAGAGCTTTTAAATATCAAAAATATCATTATTTGCGGACACTCTGATTGTGGTGGATGTGCAGCGCTTTATATGGATGAAAAAAAGCTCAAAACTACGCCAAATGTTAGAAATTGGATAAAGCTAATAGAGCCAATTAAGAGAGAAGTGCTTAAATTTACAAGCGACGATCCAGCAAAGATGGCGTGGCTAACTGAGAGATTAAATGTGATAAATTCGATCGAAAATATAATGACTTATCCAAATGTAAAAGAGGAGTATGAAAGAGGAAATCTTCAAATTTATGGCTGGCACTACATTATAGAAACCGGCGAAATTTTCAGCTACGATTTAAAAGAGGGCACGTTTAAACTTTTAGCAGATAAAAGGGGTGAAAATGCGTAA